CATTCTGTCGCAAATAAACCATGTCCCCGTAGTGCCCGCGGCGCGACGCAAGATCGCGCCCTACATGCGACAGAATAAATAGGAAATGCTCTATTATAAATGCTCCAAATCAGAACAGCTCGTCCTGGCGCAGCGCGTCGCGTTTCGCGGGGCTGGCGGTGCTCGTTTGCAGCAGCCACGGCACGCTCATCGCGGCAAATTCCTTTCGCCGGCCGAGCGCCAGCAGCAACAGCGCCGCCGCCAGCGCGTCATACAGGGCCGCATGATACCGCGCCCGCCCCGGCGGACAATGCTCGCGCGCCAGGGCGTCGAGTTCGTCCTGCAACCCCAGCGCGACCGTCAGGCGCGACAATTTTCCCGAATCAAGCCCCGGGAAAATTTCCGCATGGAGCCGGCCCGTGTCTATCCAGGGGCCCCAGTCAATCACCGCGCCGGGCGCTCTCCCGTGGCGGGAAAAATCGGGCGACACGCGCGGATAGGGCCAGACGGACTTGAGCAGCGAATTCTCCACATGCGCGTAATGTGCCGCCAGCGGGCCGGTTTCGCGTAACGCGGCGAAACGCGCGAACTCGTCCGAAAACGGCGCGCAGTGCGCGACCGTTTCCTCGCTCAATCCGTGCACGACCGAGTCCTCCGCGCGCACGCGCCCTGTCGCGCGGCAAAGCCGGGTGTGGGTTTCGATCACGCGTCCGCCAAGCAGCGTCGCCACGCCGAACTCCAGGATCCCGGACGCGATGCTTCCCTCGAAGTCGATGAAGTGAATCGGCGTGTCGGCCCAGTGC
This genomic stretch from Termitidicoccus mucosus harbors:
- a CDS encoding DNA polymerase III subunit epsilon, whose translation is MHWADTPIHFIDFEGSIASGILEFGVATLLGGRVIETHTRLCRATGRVRAEDSVVHGLSEETVAHCAPFSDEFARFAALRETGPLAAHYAHVENSLLKSVWPYPRVSPDFSRHGRAPGAVIDWGPWIDTGRLHAEIFPGLDSGKLSRLTVALGLQDELDALAREHCPPGRARYHAALYDALAAALLLLALGRRKEFAAMSVPWLLQTSTASPAKRDALRQDELF